Proteins encoded within one genomic window of Prauserella marina:
- a CDS encoding purine-nucleoside phosphorylase, with translation MSDKIDQQPSDFADLAARAAAVLAERTGKPRHDIAVVLGSGWRPAADVIGEPDTEIDLSDLPGFSKPGAVGHGSTARSVTIGEKRALILLGRTHLYEGKGVAGVVHAVRTAAAAGVGAVLLTNAAGGLREGFEIGQPVLMSDHLNMTATSPITGANFVDLVDLYSGRLRAVAREIDPTLAEGVYAGLPGPHFETPAEIRMLRTLGADLVGMSTVLEAIAARAAGVEVFGLSLVTNLAAGMTGEPLDHEEVIAAGKAAAQRMGGLLRELVLRS, from the coding sequence GTGAGCGACAAGATCGATCAGCAACCCAGTGACTTCGCCGACCTCGCCGCGCGGGCCGCCGCGGTCCTCGCCGAGCGCACCGGAAAGCCACGGCACGACATCGCGGTGGTGCTCGGTTCCGGCTGGCGGCCCGCCGCCGACGTCATCGGCGAACCGGACACCGAGATCGACCTCTCCGACCTGCCGGGGTTCAGCAAGCCGGGCGCCGTCGGCCACGGCAGTACGGCGAGGTCGGTGACGATCGGCGAGAAGCGTGCGCTGATCCTGCTCGGCCGCACCCATCTCTACGAGGGCAAAGGCGTGGCGGGCGTCGTCCACGCCGTGCGCACGGCCGCCGCGGCCGGAGTCGGTGCCGTACTGCTGACCAACGCGGCCGGCGGGCTGCGCGAAGGGTTCGAGATCGGCCAGCCGGTGCTGATGTCCGATCACCTCAACATGACCGCGACGTCGCCGATCACCGGAGCCAACTTCGTCGACCTCGTCGACCTGTACTCCGGCAGGCTGCGGGCGGTGGCGAGGGAGATCGACCCCACACTGGCGGAAGGCGTTTACGCGGGGCTGCCGGGGCCGCACTTCGAAACGCCTGCGGAAATCCGAATGCTGCGCACCCTCGGCGCCGATCTCGTCGGCATGTCGACCGTGCTGGAGGCCATCGCGGCGAGGGCCGCCGGCGTGGAGGTGTTCGGTCTTTCGCTCGTGACAAATCTGGCAGCCGGGATGACCGGGGAACCGCTCGATCACGAGGAGGTCATCGCGGCGGGCAAGGCAGCGGCCCAGCGCATGGGCGGACTGCTGCGCGAGCTCGTCCTGCGTTCGTGA
- a CDS encoding ABA4-like family protein, with the protein MSTRFLFDVTFWLAAPFWALMILLPGWRVTRRVIASPWIVAPPLACYVLLAARDFGGLWNVVSRPDLTALQEFLGSPAGAAAIWAHLIAFDLFVGRWMYRDARERGFPHLALAPILVLTILLSPLGLLAYLLFREMTRTPRRLRARERQDRSATQ; encoded by the coding sequence GTGAGCACCCGGTTCCTCTTCGACGTCACCTTCTGGCTCGCCGCGCCCTTCTGGGCGTTGATGATCCTGCTGCCAGGTTGGAGAGTCACCAGGCGCGTCATCGCCTCGCCGTGGATCGTGGCCCCGCCGCTCGCCTGCTACGTCCTGCTCGCCGCCCGCGACTTCGGCGGGCTGTGGAACGTGGTGAGCAGACCCGATCTCACCGCGCTCCAGGAATTTCTCGGCTCGCCGGCAGGCGCCGCCGCGATCTGGGCGCACCTCATCGCGTTCGACCTCTTCGTCGGCAGGTGGATGTATCGCGACGCCCGCGAGCGCGGGTTCCCCCACCTCGCGCTGGCCCCGATCCTGGTGCTCACGATCCTGCTGTCCCCGCTGGGACTGCTGGCCTACCTGCTGTTCCGGGAGATGACTCGCACACCCCGTAGGCTGCGTGCTCGTGAGCGACAAGATCGATCAGCAACCCAGTGA
- a CDS encoding MerR family transcriptional regulator, whose product MLRKSQEGTAFMRMAELSRESGVPVPTIKYYLREGILPPGERTSPNQARYDQSHVRRLKLVKAMLDVGGLSIADVHRMVAAIEQRTPTHDLLGITQQGLPRPEGGDDSRLAAARRRAEAVIEERAWKVEPDCPAATALAGVLATFAELGQPESGPWLSRLAEAADIVAEADLDSLSGVADTEAIIERALVGTVLGDTLFAVLRRLAQQNVSAARFGGR is encoded by the coding sequence ATGCTGAGAAAGTCACAGGAAGGAACGGCGTTCATGCGCATGGCGGAGCTGAGCAGGGAGTCGGGCGTCCCCGTCCCGACCATCAAGTACTACCTGCGCGAAGGCATCCTGCCGCCCGGCGAGCGCACGAGCCCCAACCAGGCGCGCTACGACCAGAGCCATGTCCGCAGGCTGAAGCTGGTCAAGGCGATGCTCGACGTCGGAGGGCTCTCCATCGCCGACGTACACCGGATGGTCGCCGCCATCGAGCAGCGCACCCCGACCCACGACCTGCTCGGCATCACGCAGCAGGGGCTGCCCCGGCCGGAGGGCGGCGACGATTCCCGGCTCGCCGCGGCGCGCCGCAGGGCGGAGGCCGTCATCGAGGAACGGGCATGGAAGGTCGAGCCGGACTGCCCTGCCGCCACCGCGCTCGCCGGGGTGCTCGCCACCTTCGCCGAACTGGGACAGCCGGAGTCGGGTCCATGGCTGAGCCGTCTCGCCGAGGCGGCCGACATCGTGGCAGAGGCGGATCTCGACTCGCTCTCCGGGGTCGCCGATACCGAGGCCATCATCGAGAGAGCACTCGTCGGCACCGTGCTCGGTGACACCCTCTTCGCGGTACTACGCAGGCTCGCGCAGCAGAACGTCTCCGCCGCGAGGTTCGGCGGCCGGTGA